In Streptomyces chartreusis, the following proteins share a genomic window:
- a CDS encoding MerR family transcriptional regulator: MTEKREYRMEELARLAGITVRTLRFYRERKLIPPPRREGRIAWYDEHHLARLRTIAALLERGHTLTGIAELAEALDNGRDVADVLGVTPTEEEPVRLTPEELAARFEGQVTPENLAAALDLGYLGTDGDEIVHISRRLLDVSSALVREGIPLAEVLSAGKRVREHVDALAEMFAELVLRHAHEDDLHRLRPLARSVVEAELSLALDRRLRKQ; this comes from the coding sequence GTGACCGAGAAGCGTGAATACCGCATGGAGGAGCTCGCCCGGCTGGCCGGCATAACGGTGCGCACCCTGCGCTTCTACCGAGAACGCAAGCTGATCCCGCCACCGCGCCGCGAGGGCCGCATCGCCTGGTACGACGAACACCACCTGGCCCGGCTGCGCACCATCGCGGCCCTGCTGGAGCGGGGCCACACCCTCACCGGCATCGCGGAACTGGCAGAGGCCCTCGACAACGGCCGCGACGTCGCCGACGTCCTCGGCGTCACGCCGACCGAGGAGGAGCCGGTCCGCCTCACCCCCGAGGAACTCGCCGCCCGCTTCGAGGGCCAGGTCACCCCGGAGAACCTGGCCGCCGCCCTGGACCTCGGCTACCTGGGCACCGACGGCGACGAGATCGTCCACATCAGCCGCCGCCTGCTCGACGTCTCCTCGGCCCTGGTCCGCGAGGGCATCCCCCTCGCCGAGGTCCTGTCCGCCGGCAAACGAGTCCGCGAACACGTGGACGCCCTGGCAGAAATGTTCGCCGAACTGGTCCTCCGCCACGCCCACGAGGACGACCTCCACCGCCTGCGCCCCCTGGCCCGAAGCGTGGTGGAGGCAGAACTGTCGTTGGCACTGGACCGCCGACTGCGCAAGCAGTAG
- a CDS encoding flavin-containing monooxygenase — translation MAEREHVRVAVVGSGFGGLGAAVRLRREGVTDFVVLERAGSVGGTWRDNSYPGCACDVPSHLYSFSFAPNPDWPRTFSGQEHIRAYLEHVTDTFGLRPHIRFDSEVKRMTWNGERLCWDIETSAGNLSADFVVSATGPLSDPKTPDIPGLDTFPGKVFHSARWDHDFDLRGKRVAMVGTGASAIQIVPSIQPEVERLTLFQRTPPWVMPRIDRAISGAERSLHRALPVTSRLRRGLLWGIRELQVQAFTKHPNELGFIEQLAKRNMARAIKDPALRAKLTPDYRIGCKRILLSSAYYPALARPNVDVVASGLSEIRGSTVVAADGTEAEVDAIVFGTGFHVTDMPIAERVVGAEGKTLAEVWKGGMEALRGASAAGFPNWMTIIGPNTGLGNSSMILMIESQLNYMADFVRQLGLLGSGVALDARPGAVHTWNRRVQERMKRTVWNTGGCTSWYLDAAGRNTTVWPGTTSEFRRATRRVDLAEYAVVRASAGAREESGGSVRAGDGAKTGEGAEVTA, via the coding sequence ATGGCCGAACGCGAACATGTGCGGGTCGCGGTGGTCGGGTCCGGGTTCGGCGGGCTGGGAGCCGCCGTACGGCTGCGGCGCGAGGGCGTGACCGACTTCGTCGTCCTGGAGCGGGCCGGCAGCGTCGGCGGCACCTGGCGGGACAACAGCTATCCGGGATGCGCCTGCGACGTGCCGTCCCACCTGTACTCCTTCTCCTTCGCGCCCAACCCCGACTGGCCGCGCACATTCTCCGGGCAGGAGCACATCCGTGCCTACCTGGAGCACGTCACGGACACCTTCGGGCTGCGCCCGCACATCCGCTTCGACTCCGAGGTGAAGCGGATGACCTGGAACGGCGAGCGGCTGTGCTGGGACATCGAGACCAGCGCGGGGAACCTGTCGGCCGACTTCGTGGTCTCCGCCACCGGGCCGCTGTCCGACCCCAAGACGCCCGACATCCCCGGTCTTGACACCTTCCCCGGCAAGGTCTTCCACTCCGCCCGCTGGGACCACGACTTCGACCTGCGCGGCAAGCGCGTCGCCATGGTCGGCACCGGCGCCTCGGCCATCCAGATCGTGCCGTCCATCCAGCCCGAGGTCGAGCGGCTCACGCTCTTCCAGCGCACCCCGCCCTGGGTCATGCCCCGCATCGACCGCGCCATCAGCGGCGCGGAGCGCTCCCTGCACCGGGCCCTGCCCGTCACCAGCCGGCTGCGCCGCGGGCTGCTGTGGGGCATCCGGGAGCTCCAGGTCCAGGCGTTCACCAAGCACCCCAACGAGCTGGGCTTCATCGAGCAGCTGGCCAAGCGGAACATGGCCCGCGCGATCAAGGACCCGGCGCTGCGCGCCAAGCTCACCCCCGACTACCGCATCGGCTGCAAGCGGATCCTGCTGAGCAGCGCGTACTACCCGGCGCTCGCCAGGCCCAACGTGGACGTCGTCGCCAGCGGGCTCAGCGAGATCCGCGGCTCGACCGTCGTCGCCGCCGACGGCACCGAGGCCGAGGTCGACGCGATCGTCTTCGGCACCGGGTTCCACGTCACCGACATGCCCATCGCGGAGCGCGTGGTGGGTGCGGAGGGCAAGACCCTCGCCGAGGTGTGGAAGGGCGGGATGGAGGCCCTGCGCGGCGCCTCCGCCGCCGGGTTCCCGAACTGGATGACCATCATCGGGCCCAACACCGGCCTCGGGAACTCCTCGATGATCCTGATGATCGAGTCCCAGCTGAACTACATGGCCGACTTCGTACGGCAGCTCGGCCTGCTCGGCAGCGGGGTCGCCCTCGACGCGCGGCCCGGCGCCGTGCACACCTGGAACCGGCGGGTGCAGGAGCGCATGAAGCGGACGGTGTGGAACACCGGCGGCTGCACCAGCTGGTACCTGGACGCAGCGGGCCGCAACACCACCGTCTGGCCGGGCACGACGAGCGAGTTCCGGCGGGCCACCCGGCGCGTGGACCTCGCCGAGTACGCCGTGGTGCGGGCGTCCGCGGGCGCGCGCGAGGAGAGCGGCGGGAGCGTGAGGGCCGGTGACGGCGCGAAGACCGGCGAGGGCGCGGAGGTGACCGCGTGA
- a CDS encoding alpha/beta fold hydrolase has product MSRLMNVSSGPYAPPAPARELTVVSADGARLHVEVHGRVDDPDAPAVVLAHGWACSTAFWAAQIRELAVDHRVIAYDQRGHGRSPASLACTADALADDLEAVLKETLAPGEKAVIAGHSMGGMTVMAAAARPAFREHAAAVLLCSTGASRLVAESTVIPIRAGRLRTWLTARVLGSRAPLGPVTPVARAILKYATMGPGSAPHMVEACARIVHACPRKVRHAWSQVLDLLDLDHGVRQLTVPTAVLVGSADRMTPPVHTRSLAAALPQLLDVTELPGLGHMTPVEAPELVTAKIRELVTTSPKATKNTQVKEGA; this is encoded by the coding sequence GTGAGCCGCCTGATGAACGTCTCCTCCGGGCCGTACGCCCCGCCCGCCCCCGCCCGTGAGCTGACGGTCGTGTCCGCCGACGGCGCCCGGCTGCACGTCGAGGTGCACGGCCGCGTCGACGACCCCGACGCGCCCGCCGTCGTCCTCGCGCACGGCTGGGCCTGCTCGACCGCCTTCTGGGCGGCGCAGATCCGCGAACTCGCCGTCGACCACCGCGTCATCGCCTACGACCAGCGCGGCCACGGCCGCAGCCCGGCGAGCCTCGCCTGCACCGCCGACGCCCTCGCCGACGATCTGGAAGCCGTCCTGAAGGAGACCCTCGCACCCGGCGAGAAGGCCGTGATCGCCGGGCACTCCATGGGCGGCATGACGGTGATGGCCGCCGCAGCGCGCCCGGCGTTCCGCGAACACGCCGCTGCCGTACTGCTGTGCAGCACCGGCGCCTCGCGGCTGGTCGCCGAGTCGACCGTCATACCCATACGCGCGGGCCGGCTGCGCACCTGGCTGACCGCGCGCGTCCTCGGCTCCCGGGCGCCGCTCGGGCCGGTCACCCCGGTCGCGCGGGCGATCCTCAAGTACGCGACGATGGGCCCCGGTTCGGCCCCGCACATGGTGGAGGCGTGCGCGCGGATCGTGCACGCGTGCCCGCGCAAGGTGCGCCATGCCTGGTCGCAGGTGCTCGACCTGCTCGATCTCGACCACGGCGTACGCCAGTTGACGGTGCCGACCGCGGTGCTCGTCGGCAGTGCCGACCGGATGACGCCGCCGGTGCACACGCGCTCCCTCGCCGCCGCGCTGCCGCAGCTCCTCGACGTCACCGAACTGCCCGGCCTCGGGCACATGACGCCGGTCGAGGCGCCCGAGCTGGTGACCGCGAAGATACGGGAACTCGTCACCACATCCCCCAAGGCCACGAAGAACACGCAGGTGAAGGAGGGCGCATGA
- a CDS encoding SDR family oxidoreductase: protein MSKVSLEGQVAVVTGAARGVGELLARKLSARGASVALVGLEADALKQVSERLHGDSDHWYADVTDHEAMARVAQEVKERFGKVDIVVANAGVATGGPFVDSDPDAWRRVIEVNLIGSAVTARAFLPVLMESRGYLLQIASLAAITPAPMMTAYCASKSGVEAYAHSLRAEVGYKGVRVGVGYLSWTDTDMVRGADQDDVMRELRQRLPWPSNKTYPLGPAVDRIVAGIERRSSHVYGQWWLRGMQGVRGYLPALIGTVGQREMRRFSDRLEGMRTGLVGAGGAADEQERITRRN, encoded by the coding sequence ATGAGCAAGGTGAGCCTCGAAGGACAGGTCGCGGTCGTGACCGGCGCGGCGCGGGGCGTCGGGGAGCTGCTCGCGCGCAAGCTCTCCGCACGCGGTGCCTCGGTGGCGCTGGTCGGGCTGGAGGCGGACGCCCTCAAGCAGGTCTCGGAGCGACTGCACGGCGACAGCGACCACTGGTACGCCGACGTCACCGACCACGAGGCGATGGCGCGCGTGGCGCAGGAGGTCAAGGAGCGGTTCGGGAAGGTCGACATCGTCGTCGCCAACGCGGGTGTCGCGACCGGCGGTCCGTTCGTCGACTCCGACCCGGACGCCTGGCGGCGGGTCATCGAGGTCAACCTCATCGGGTCGGCGGTGACGGCCCGCGCGTTCCTGCCGGTGCTGATGGAGAGCCGGGGCTACCTGCTCCAGATCGCCTCGCTCGCGGCGATCACGCCGGCGCCGATGATGACCGCGTACTGCGCGTCCAAGTCGGGTGTGGAGGCGTACGCGCACAGCCTGCGGGCCGAGGTCGGCTACAAGGGCGTGCGGGTCGGCGTCGGTTATCTGTCCTGGACCGACACCGACATGGTGCGCGGGGCCGATCAGGACGACGTCATGCGGGAGTTGAGGCAGCGGCTGCCGTGGCCGTCGAACAAGACGTATCCGCTGGGGCCGGCCGTCGACCGGATCGTGGCCGGGATCGAGCGGCGCTCCAGCCATGTGTACGGGCAGTGGTGGCTGCGCGGGATGCAGGGTGTTCGCGGGTATCTGCCCGCGCTCATCGGGACGGTGGGGCAGCGGGAGATGCGGCGGTTCTCGGACCGGCTGGAAGGCATGCGCACGGGGCTGGTCGGAGCGGGCGGCGCGGCCGATGAGCAGGAGCGTATTACGCGGCGTAACTGA
- a CDS encoding S41 family peptidase, translated as MSYLRLPHLHDDLLCFVAEDDLWLAPLDGPGRAWRLTVDRTKTGHPRFAPDGRHIAYTSWRSLVPEIHLVPVDGGPGRQLTHWGSADTQVCGWTPDGVILAVASHGEPFSHYTWAYKVRPDGDPGRKLPWGPCSDIQVADLDDERRTLLLTGTPPHEPASWKRYRGGATGRLWLHCERLLPDIDGHLASPMFVGERIAFLSDHEGVGNLYSCAHDGSDLRRHTDHDAFYARHAASDGTRVVYQCAGDLWLVDDLAAGSEPRRLDVRLSGPRPGRRKYQVPAAQHVDGVSVDETGRASAVVVRGSLYWLTHRDGPARTITDTAGVRVRLPEMLGSVGQVAYVTDAEGEDAVEIAYLPRATGDRDPRRLASGDVGRVLEMVSDPKGERLAIAAHDGRLLLLDATEDSNGEVTELIRSVNGPVRDLAFSPDGTWLTWSHPGIGRSLRQIKLARIKDRLIVDLTGGRFEDENPVFTRDGRYLAFLSWRGFDPVYDVHTGDLSFPLGCRPYLVPLSSATPSPFALNPEGRPAAGGLDPVEDEEGDGGGATIVEVEGLESRVTPFPVAASKYSALYPVSGGGLVWLRWPISGALGETFANPDDTTGRPTLEHFNISKAKKSELVDHLDWFTVSGDGTRLVVVDEGDLRAVPATESGDSDSIVWIDARRILHEVDPAAEWRQSYEEAGRLIRAYFWEPGMCGIDWDTVLDQYRPLVERVASPDDFADLLREVLGELGTSHAYVTAARRNEGPPHYQRWQGLLGANFVRRDDGWTIRRILPGESSDSKARSPLAGTGIREGAVLTHVDGRPVDPAAGPYPLLAGAGGTTVELTFTPAEGVAGRARRVAVVPLIDERPLRYQDWVAKRREVVRELSGGRCGYLHIPDMGGSGWAQFNRDLRMEVSRPALIVDVRGNAGGHISELVVEKLTRTILGWDLTRNAQPVSYASNAPRGPVVALADESTSSDGDMITAAFKLLRLGPVVGQRTWGGVVGMTGRHRLGDGTVITVPMNAAWFDAYGWSIENKGVTPDLEILRTPLDWAEGRHAQLTDAVELALELLESNPAATPPDYSHVPDRSRPKLPPRTTP; from the coding sequence GTGAGCTATCTGCGCCTGCCTCATCTCCATGACGACCTGCTGTGCTTCGTGGCCGAGGACGACCTGTGGCTGGCTCCCCTCGACGGCCCCGGCCGCGCCTGGCGCCTCACCGTGGACCGCACCAAGACCGGCCACCCCCGCTTCGCGCCCGACGGCCGCCACATCGCGTACACGAGCTGGCGCAGCCTGGTCCCCGAGATCCACCTCGTCCCGGTGGACGGCGGCCCGGGCCGGCAGCTCACCCACTGGGGCTCGGCCGACACCCAGGTCTGCGGCTGGACCCCCGACGGGGTGATCCTCGCCGTCGCCTCGCACGGCGAGCCCTTCTCCCACTACACCTGGGCCTACAAGGTCCGCCCCGACGGCGATCCCGGCCGCAAGCTGCCCTGGGGCCCCTGCTCCGACATCCAGGTCGCCGACCTCGACGACGAGCGCAGGACCCTGCTGCTCACCGGTACCCCGCCGCACGAACCGGCCTCCTGGAAGCGCTACCGGGGCGGCGCCACCGGCAGGCTGTGGCTGCACTGCGAACGCCTGCTCCCGGACATCGACGGCCATCTGGCCTCCCCCATGTTCGTCGGCGAACGGATCGCCTTCCTCTCCGACCACGAGGGCGTCGGCAACCTCTACTCCTGCGCCCACGACGGCTCCGACCTGCGCCGGCACACCGACCACGACGCGTTCTACGCCCGGCACGCCGCCAGCGACGGCACCCGGGTGGTGTACCAGTGCGCGGGCGACCTGTGGCTGGTCGACGACCTGGCCGCCGGCTCCGAGCCGCGCCGACTCGACGTACGGCTGAGCGGGCCGCGCCCCGGGCGCCGCAAGTACCAGGTGCCCGCCGCCCAGCACGTCGACGGCGTCTCCGTCGACGAGACGGGCCGCGCGAGCGCGGTCGTCGTACGCGGCAGCCTGTACTGGCTGACCCACCGGGACGGCCCGGCCCGCACGATCACCGACACCGCAGGCGTACGGGTCCGGCTCCCGGAGATGCTCGGCTCGGTCGGCCAGGTCGCCTATGTGACGGACGCGGAGGGCGAGGACGCGGTCGAGATCGCCTACCTGCCCCGCGCGACCGGCGACCGCGACCCGCGCCGGCTGGCCTCGGGCGACGTGGGCCGGGTCCTGGAGATGGTCTCCGACCCCAAGGGCGAGCGCCTCGCCATCGCCGCGCACGACGGACGGCTGCTCCTCCTCGACGCGACCGAGGACTCCAACGGAGAGGTCACCGAGCTGATCCGGTCGGTCAACGGGCCCGTGCGGGACCTGGCCTTCTCCCCGGACGGGACCTGGCTGACCTGGTCGCATCCCGGCATCGGCCGCTCCCTGCGCCAGATCAAGCTGGCCCGCATAAAGGACCGCCTGATCGTCGACCTCACCGGCGGCCGCTTCGAGGACGAGAATCCGGTGTTCACCCGGGACGGCCGCTACCTCGCCTTCCTTTCCTGGCGGGGCTTCGACCCGGTGTACGACGTCCACACCGGGGACCTGTCCTTCCCGCTCGGCTGCCGCCCCTACCTGGTGCCGCTGTCCTCCGCGACCCCCTCCCCCTTCGCCCTGAACCCCGAGGGCCGCCCGGCCGCCGGGGGCCTGGACCCGGTGGAGGACGAGGAGGGCGACGGCGGCGGCGCGACGATCGTCGAGGTCGAGGGCCTGGAGAGCAGGGTCACCCCCTTCCCGGTCGCCGCCTCCAAGTACTCGGCGCTGTACCCGGTCTCGGGCGGCGGTCTCGTCTGGCTGCGCTGGCCGATCTCGGGCGCGCTCGGCGAGACGTTCGCCAACCCGGACGACACGACCGGGCGGCCCACCCTGGAGCACTTCAACATCAGCAAGGCCAAGAAGTCCGAACTCGTCGACCACCTCGACTGGTTCACGGTCAGCGGCGACGGCACCCGGCTGGTCGTCGTCGACGAGGGCGACCTGCGCGCGGTCCCCGCCACCGAGTCCGGCGACAGCGACTCCATCGTGTGGATCGACGCCCGCCGCATCCTGCACGAGGTGGATCCGGCGGCCGAGTGGCGGCAGTCGTACGAGGAGGCGGGCCGGCTGATCCGGGCGTACTTCTGGGAGCCGGGCATGTGCGGCATCGACTGGGACACGGTCCTCGACCAGTACCGGCCCCTGGTCGAACGCGTCGCCTCCCCCGACGACTTCGCGGACCTGCTGCGCGAAGTGCTCGGCGAACTCGGCACCTCGCACGCCTATGTCACCGCCGCCCGCCGCAACGAGGGCCCGCCGCACTACCAGCGCTGGCAGGGCCTGCTCGGCGCCAACTTCGTACGCCGCGACGACGGCTGGACCATCAGGCGCATCCTGCCCGGCGAGTCGTCGGACTCCAAGGCCCGCTCCCCGCTGGCGGGCACGGGCATCCGGGAGGGCGCGGTTCTCACCCATGTCGACGGTCGCCCCGTGGACCCGGCCGCCGGCCCCTACCCCCTGCTGGCCGGCGCCGGCGGCACCACGGTGGAGCTGACGTTCACCCCGGCGGAGGGCGTGGCCGGCCGGGCGCGCCGGGTGGCGGTGGTGCCGCTGATCGACGAACGCCCCCTGCGCTACCAGGACTGGGTCGCCAAACGCCGCGAGGTGGTACGGGAGTTGAGCGGCGGCCGCTGCGGCTATCTACACATCCCCGACATGGGCGGCTCGGGCTGGGCCCAGTTCAACCGGGACCTGCGGATGGAGGTGTCCCGGCCCGCGCTCATCGTCGACGTGCGCGGTAACGCCGGCGGCCACATCAGCGAACTGGTGGTGGAGAAGCTGACCCGCACGATCCTCGGCTGGGACCTCACCCGCAACGCCCAGCCGGTGTCGTACGCCTCCAACGCCCCGCGCGGACCCGTGGTCGCCCTGGCCGACGAGTCGACCTCCTCCGACGGCGACATGATCACGGCGGCCTTCAAACTCCTCAGGCTCGGGCCCGTCGTCGGGCAGCGCACCTGGGGCGGAGTGGTCGGCATGACCGGCCGCCACCGCCTCGGCGACGGCACGGTGATCACGGTCCCGATGAACGCGGCGTGGTTCGACGCGTACGGCTGGAGCATCGAGAACAAGGGCGTCACCCCCGACCTGGAGATCCTCCGCACGCCCCTGGACTGGGCGGAGGGCCGCCACGCCCAGCTCACCGACGCGGTCGAACTGGCCCTGGAACTCCTGGAGTCCAACCCGGCGGCAACACCCCCGGACTACTCACACGTACCGGACCGGTCACGTCCGAAACTCCCGCCACGTACAACCCCCTAG
- a CDS encoding TetR/AcrR family transcriptional regulator, protein MAEVATARRSRITPEREAELYEAVLDLLREVGYDALTMDAVAARTRSSKATLYRQWGGKPELVAKAIRHNKPGSISDVDTGSLRGDLHALTSREDDCSMQQNAALMRGLFMAVHGNPDLLQAFKELLIEPEMEEFHRVVQRAVDRGEIRADRPALEYIVHMLVGAFATRTLIDDQPPTQQFLTSYIDAVVLPALGVPVN, encoded by the coding sequence GTGGCCGAGGTCGCAACTGCACGTCGCAGCCGGATCACCCCCGAGCGCGAGGCCGAGCTGTACGAGGCCGTGCTCGACCTGCTCCGGGAGGTCGGCTACGACGCCCTCACCATGGACGCCGTGGCGGCCCGCACCCGGTCCAGCAAGGCGACGCTCTACCGCCAGTGGGGCGGCAAGCCGGAGCTGGTGGCGAAGGCGATCCGGCACAACAAGCCGGGCAGCATCTCCGACGTCGACACCGGATCCCTGCGGGGCGACCTGCACGCCCTCACCTCCCGTGAGGACGACTGCTCCATGCAGCAGAACGCCGCGCTGATGCGGGGTCTGTTCATGGCGGTGCACGGCAACCCGGACCTTCTCCAGGCCTTCAAGGAGCTCCTCATCGAGCCCGAGATGGAGGAGTTCCACCGGGTGGTGCAGCGGGCCGTCGACCGCGGCGAGATCCGCGCCGACCGCCCCGCGCTGGAGTACATCGTGCACATGCTCGTCGGCGCGTTCGCCACGCGCACGCTGATCGACGACCAGCCGCCGACCCAGCAGTTCCTCACCTCGTACATCGACGCCGTGGTCCTCCCCGCCCTCGGCGTTCCCGTCAACTGA
- a CDS encoding MMPL family transporter has protein sequence MATFLYKVGRLAFRRRHFVALIWVALLTLAGVGAASAPAAGSTSFSIPGTEAQKAFDLLDQRFPGMSADGATARVVFKAPHGEKMTDAGNKATVEDTVKELSDGSEVASVADPYAAKAVSKDGTIAYASVKYEVSGMELKDASREALEDAAQDARDAGLTVEVGGDALQTTPETGATEVIGIAVAAVVLVITFGSLIAAGLPLLTALIGVGIGISTITALANALELGSTTSTLAMMIGLAVGIDYALFIVSRYRAELAEGREREEAAGRAVGTAGSAVVFAGLTVVIALVGLSVVNIPMLTKMGIAAAGTVVIAVLIALTMIPALLGYAGRKVRPAGAKSRWMGGNRAERKNASGKAKPNMGTRWASFVVRRPIAVLLLGVIGLGAAAIPASSLELGLGDDGSQPTSTTQRRAYDLLSDGFGPGFNGPLMVVVDAKGQDDPDAVFQQVGDDIKGLKNVVTVTPAAPNKAGDTATITVIPKSKPSSVTTEDLVHSIRDKGAEVKADTDAEVLVTGSTAMNIDVSQKLNDALLPYLALVVGLAFLLLIVVFRSILVPLKAALGFLLSVMAALGAVVAVFQWGWFAGLMGVEETGPVMSMMPIFMVGVVFGLAMDYEVFLVTRMREAYVHGEKPSQAVVTGFKHGARVVTAAAVIMMAVFAGFIGSSESMVKMIGFGLAIAVFFDAFVVRMAIVPAVLALLGKKAWWLPKWLDRALPNVDVEGEGLRTQGESRKDGDPDEDRALVRV, from the coding sequence GTGGCCACGTTCCTCTACAAAGTCGGCCGGCTCGCCTTCAGGCGACGGCACTTCGTCGCCCTGATATGGGTCGCGCTGCTCACCCTCGCGGGTGTGGGCGCGGCCAGTGCGCCCGCAGCGGGCTCCACGTCCTTCTCGATCCCCGGCACCGAGGCCCAGAAGGCCTTCGACCTGCTGGACCAGCGCTTCCCCGGCATGAGCGCCGACGGCGCCACCGCCCGGGTCGTCTTCAAGGCGCCGCACGGCGAGAAGATGACCGACGCCGGCAACAAGGCGACCGTCGAGGACACCGTCAAGGAACTGTCCGACGGCTCCGAGGTGGCCTCCGTCGCCGACCCGTACGCCGCGAAGGCCGTCAGCAAGGACGGCACGATCGCGTACGCCTCGGTGAAGTACGAGGTCTCCGGCATGGAGCTGAAGGACGCCTCCCGCGAGGCGCTGGAGGACGCCGCGCAGGACGCGCGGGACGCCGGGCTGACCGTGGAGGTCGGCGGTGACGCGCTCCAGACCACGCCGGAGACCGGCGCCACGGAGGTCATCGGCATCGCGGTCGCCGCGGTCGTCCTCGTCATCACCTTCGGCTCGCTGATCGCCGCCGGACTCCCGCTGCTGACCGCCCTGATCGGCGTCGGCATCGGCATCTCCACCATCACGGCGCTGGCCAACGCGCTGGAGCTCGGCTCCACGACCTCGACGCTGGCGATGATGATCGGCCTCGCGGTCGGCATCGACTACGCCCTGTTCATCGTCTCCCGCTACCGCGCCGAGCTGGCCGAGGGCCGCGAGCGCGAGGAGGCGGCCGGCCGGGCCGTCGGCACCGCGGGCTCGGCGGTGGTGTTCGCCGGTCTGACCGTCGTCATCGCGCTGGTCGGACTGTCGGTCGTCAACATCCCGATGCTGACCAAGATGGGCATCGCGGCCGCCGGCACCGTCGTGATCGCCGTGCTGATCGCGCTCACCATGATCCCGGCACTGCTCGGATACGCGGGCAGGAAGGTACGCCCGGCGGGCGCCAAGAGCCGCTGGATGGGCGGCAACCGGGCCGAGCGGAAGAACGCCTCCGGCAAGGCCAAGCCCAACATGGGCACCCGCTGGGCCAGCTTCGTCGTACGCCGTCCGATCGCCGTGCTGCTGCTGGGCGTCATCGGTCTCGGCGCCGCCGCGATCCCCGCGAGCTCCCTCGAACTGGGCCTCGGCGACGACGGCTCGCAGCCGACGTCCACCACCCAGCGCCGCGCCTACGACCTGCTGTCCGACGGTTTCGGGCCGGGCTTCAACGGCCCGCTGATGGTCGTGGTCGACGCCAAGGGCCAGGATGACCCGGACGCGGTCTTCCAGCAGGTCGGCGATGACATCAAGGGCCTGAAGAACGTCGTGACGGTGACGCCGGCCGCGCCCAACAAGGCGGGCGACACCGCGACGATCACGGTCATCCCGAAGTCGAAGCCCTCGTCGGTGACGACCGAGGACCTGGTGCACTCCATCCGTGACAAGGGCGCCGAGGTGAAGGCCGACACGGACGCGGAGGTACTGGTCACCGGCTCGACCGCGATGAACATCGACGTCTCGCAGAAGCTGAACGACGCGCTCCTGCCGTACCTGGCGCTGGTGGTCGGCCTCGCCTTCCTCCTGCTGATCGTGGTCTTCCGCTCGATCCTGGTCCCCCTGAAGGCCGCGCTCGGCTTCCTGCTCAGCGTGATGGCGGCGCTCGGCGCGGTGGTCGCGGTCTTCCAGTGGGGCTGGTTCGCGGGCCTCATGGGCGTGGAGGAGACCGGCCCGGTGATGTCCATGATGCCGATCTTCATGGTCGGCGTGGTCTTCGGCCTGGCGATGGACTACGAGGTGTTCCTCGTGACGCGAATGCGTGAGGCGTACGTCCACGGCGAGAAGCCGAGCCAGGCGGTGGTGACCGGGTTCAAGCACGGCGCCAGGGTCGTGACGGCTGCGGCCGTGATCATGATGGCGGTCTTCGCGGGCTTCATCGGCTCGTCCGAGTCCATGGTCAAGATGATCGGCTTCGGCCTGGCGATCGCCGTCTTCTTCGACGCCTTCGTCGTACGGATGGCCATCGTGCCGGCCGTCCTGGCCCTGCTCGGCAAGAAGGCATGGTGGCTCCCGAAGTGGCTCGACCGCGCCCTGCCGAACGTGGACGTCGAGGGCGAGGGCCTGCGCACGCAGGGCGAGTCCCGCAAGGACGGCGACCCCGACGAGGACCGGGCGCTGGTACGCGTCTGA